CGCCGAACGCATCCTCGCCCTGTCCGAACTGCGGCAGTGGATTTCAGACGGCCTCGAAGAAATCAGCCAAACCCGCGCCCAAACCGCCGAGTAATCCCAACCCGTTCAAACATAAAGGAAACAACATGACCGACGCAACACAGAACGCCGACACCCGCAACGCGCCGCAGGGCAGCCTGCTTTTGCGCACCATGACCCGCCCCGCCGACACCAACCCCAACGGCGACATCTTCGGCGGCTGGCTGATGGCGCAGATGGACATCGCCGGCGGCATCCTCGCCTGCGAAACCGCCAAAGGCCGCATCGTAACTGTGGCCGCCGACAAAATCGTTTTCCACCGCCCCGTGGCCGTCGGCGACGTGGTCGGCTGCTACGGCGAAGTGGCGCGGGTCGGCAACACCTCGCTGCAAATCCGCATCGAAGTGTGGGTGCACTCCGCCTCCTTCGCCAGCTTTGAAGAACAGCGGCTGGTAACCGAAGCCCTGTTCACCTACGTCGCCATCGACAACGAAGGCCGCCCGCGCCCCGTGCGCGGGTAAAGCCCCCACGCCGTGCGCCGCATACGGAAAGGCCGTCTGAAAAATGTTTTTCAGACGGCCTGAGACCTTTGCAAAATTTCTTTTCCCCCAACAGCCGAAACCCAAACACAGGTTTTCGGCTGTTTTCGCCCCAAA
The window above is part of the Neisseria bacilliformis genome. Proteins encoded here:
- the yciA gene encoding acyl-CoA thioester hydrolase YciA translates to MTDATQNADTRNAPQGSLLLRTMTRPADTNPNGDIFGGWLMAQMDIAGGILACETAKGRIVTVAADKIVFHRPVAVGDVVGCYGEVARVGNTSLQIRIEVWVHSASFASFEEQRLVTEALFTYVAIDNEGRPRPVRG